The Brassica oleracea var. oleracea cultivar TO1000 chromosome C7, BOL, whole genome shotgun sequence sequence GTAATTGGTGAAGTTAGCGTGGCAGTACTCTGGTGCGCCGATGGTTCTCGACCCGGTTAAAGAAACCTTCCACAGTTTCTTGATATCGTCGACCACGATCACATCTGAGTCGAGGTAAATCACGCGACGAACACATGACGAGAGAATCTCGGACAAGTAGCTTCTTGCGTAGTTCAAGGGACTATCGAGAGCTTGTCTTATCGAAGAAGAGATGAGGTTCTTGACGATGGTTTCGTCGAAGGTGTAGACTTTGAAACTCAGAGAAGGGAAAACAGAGGAGAGAGTCTTCGCGAGGGAACCGTGGTGGAGACCCGAAGCGATGAAGTGGAAGAAGGTGTTTTGAGGGCAAGAGGTGTGTTTGAGGATTGAGTGGACTGCAGATACCGTGCCACGCAAGTAAGCTGGGTCAAGGGTCATGGCTATGTGAATAGCTGAAGGGTCGCAAGCTAAGAAGAGATTGTTTTGGAGTAAAACAGAGCATTCTGGTCCGTTTTGGTATCCTGGAGCCTCCATGAAATCTGAAGATCCATCGTTGAATGAAGATTTATCGTCTGGAACCAATCGGATTGATCTGACGGTGAAGAAGGTTGTAGAGATTATTGCGAAGATTATTAGTAGTCTTGAAATAGACATCATCGGAGAGAAGTGATCGGTTTGAAGATCTCAAAGCAGAGGTCTTTTTAAGGTTTTAGTTTTGAGATTCTGGAGTTTATGGAGGAGAGATAGAGAGAAGGGTCGAGGAAGAAGACGAAGACAAGAACTGAAACGCGGTTTTGTAAGGAAAGGAAACACGGTCAAATTAAGTTCGTTTGAAACTCGTTTCTTATTGTCTCTTTTTTTTTTTATAATCTTTCTAGAACATTTCTTTTGAGAAACGGCAAAAGTACAAAGTTATAAGTTCAAATTTATATTGATATTTATTATTAAAAGAGAAGTGCCCTTTTGAAAATGTTCTTATTTCATTAATTAAACTCCCTTTTTTTTCTTGTCTTTTTCAGTTGCATTTATGAAATATCTTAAAACGAATAAAACTGCCTAATTTATTATTTATCTTTTCAGTTACATTAATGAAATATGCTTAAATGAATTTAAATTTCCTATTTTATTGTTTGTCTTTTTCAGTTACCTTAATGAAATATCTTTAAATAAATTTGAACATAATGTCATTTAATCAACAAAAAAAACTCATGAGTTATCCTTACGTGCATAATTTTAATAATGAAGATTTTTAAAAACGTGCATCATTAAAATGTTACATAAAACATGCAGCACTAATATATAACATGCATCAATAAAACTAAAATTTGACTCACACAATTGTACGGATATT is a genomic window containing:
- the LOC106301948 gene encoding probable galacturonosyltransferase-like 10, yielding MMSISRLLIIFAIISTTFFTVRSIRLVPDDKSSFNDGSSDFMEAPGYQNGPECSVLLQNNLFLACDPSAIHIAMTLDPAYLRGTVSAVHSILKHTSCPQNTFFHFIASGLHHGSLAKTLSSVFPSLSFKVYTFDETIVKNLISSSIRQALDSPLNYARSYLSEILSSCVRRVIYLDSDVIVVDDIKKLWKVSLTGSRTIGAPEYCHANFTNYFSDRFWSNPKLSTVFDSKTPCYFNTGVMVIDLERWREGDYTRKIESWMRIQREERIYELGSLPPFLLVFAGEIEAIDHQWNQHGLGGDNVVSSCRSLHPGPVSLIHWSGKGKPWVRLDDGKACPVDYLWAPYDLHKSQRQYLQYSQDLDIL